In Mixophyes fleayi isolate aMixFle1 chromosome 4, aMixFle1.hap1, whole genome shotgun sequence, the following proteins share a genomic window:
- the MKRN1 gene encoding E3 ubiquitin-protein ligase makorin-1 isoform X1, protein MAEAAAAPVALTSTAAGKSPLPAFPDNPPVGGWTRQVTCRYFMHGVCKEGNNCRYSHDLSTSRSTMICRYYQRGCCAYGDHCRYEHTKPLKQEVIGDTSSARICPHGSHQETSSNINSKAAELAASDLAAGVSQAEDWVNAVEFVPGQLYCGRAPSGPDPHTQGTEHQEEEKEQPADPELKKQLCPYAAVGECRYGENCVYLHGDPCDMCGLQVLHPADTSQRSQHIKSCIEAHEKDMELSFAIQRSKDIVCGICMEVVYEKTNPNERRFGILSNCNHSYCLKCIRRWRSAKQFESKIIKSCPECRITSNFVIPSEYWVEDKEDKHKLIHKYKEAMSNKSCRYFDEGRGTCPFGGNCFYKHAYPDGRIEEPQPRQKGGMSSRYRAQRRNRFWEFEEREGGDPFDNDDDEVMTFELGEMLLMLLAAGTDEDLTDSEDEWDLFHEDLDDFYDLDL, encoded by the exons ATGGCGGAGGCAGCGGCGGCGCCTGTAGCTCTCACATCAACCGCGGCAGGAAAGAGCCCGCTGCCCGCTTTCCCCGACAATCCCCCCGTGGGTGGCTGGACCCGGCAAGTTACCTGCAG ATATTTCATGCACGGCGTCTGCAAAGAAGGAAACAACTGTCGTTATTCGCATGATCTGTCCACCAGCCGATCTACCATGATCTGCCGATATTACCAACGCGGGTGCTGTGCTTACGGAGACCATTGCAG ATATGAACACACAAAACCACTAAAGCAAGAAGTAATTGGCGACACCTCTTCTGCAAGGATCTGCCCCCACGGGTCCCACCAGGAAACCAGCAGCAACATTAACAGTAAGGCAGCTGAATTGGCAGCTAGTGACCTGGCAGCTGGGGTCTCACAGGCTGAAGACTGGGTCAATGCCGTGGAGTTTGTGCCCGGGCAGCTCTACTGTGGACGTG CTCCGTCCGGCCCAGACCCTCACACTCAGGGAACTGAACACCaagaagaggagaaggagcagcCTGCCGACCCAGAGCTGAAGAAGCAGCTCTGCCCGTACGCCGCGGTGGGGGAGTGCCGGTacggagagaactgtgtctaccTTCACGGAGACCCGTGTGACATGTGTGGGCTCCAGGTGTTACATCCTGCGGACACTTCTCAGCGGTCGCAACACATCAAG TCCTGCATCGAGGCTCATGAGAAGGACATGGAACTGTCTTTTGCCATCCAGCGCAGTAAGGACATCGTGTGCGGGATCTGCATGGAAGTGGTGTACGAGAAAACAAACCCCAACGAGAGGCGTTTCGGCATACTGTCCAACTGTAACCACTCCTACTGCTTAAAGTGCATCCGTCGGTGGAGGAGTGCCAAGCAGTTCGAGAGCAAGATCATCAA GTCGTGCCCAGAGTGCCGCATCACATCAAACTTTGTCATTCCGAGTGAATATTGGGTGGAAGACAAGGAGGACAAACACAAGCTGATCCACAAGTACAAAGAAGCCATGAG CAACAAATCTTGCCGATATTTTGATGAAGGGCGTGGCACCTGCCCATTTGGAGGCAACTGTTTTTACAAGCACGCGTACCCCGACGGCCGCATAGAGGAACCACAGCCGCGGCAAAAAGGGGGCATGTCCAGTAGGTACCGG GCCCAACGTAGGAACCGGTTTTGGGAATTCGAGGAGCGTGAGGGTGGAGACCCCTTCGACAATGATGATGACGAAGTGATGACCTTTGAGCTAGGTGAAATGCTTCTAATGCTGTTAGCAGCAGGCACCGACGAAGACCTAACAGACTCAGAGGACGAGTGGGACTTGTTCCACGAGGATCTGGACGATTTTTATGACCTGGACCTATAG
- the MKRN1 gene encoding E3 ubiquitin-protein ligase makorin-1 isoform X2 gives MAEAAAAPVALTSTAAGKSPLPAFPDNPPVGGWTRQVTCRYFMHGVCKEGNNCRYSHDLSTSRSTMICRYYQRGCCAYGDHCRYEHTKPLKQEVIGDTSSARICPHGSHQETSSNINTPSGPDPHTQGTEHQEEEKEQPADPELKKQLCPYAAVGECRYGENCVYLHGDPCDMCGLQVLHPADTSQRSQHIKSCIEAHEKDMELSFAIQRSKDIVCGICMEVVYEKTNPNERRFGILSNCNHSYCLKCIRRWRSAKQFESKIIKSCPECRITSNFVIPSEYWVEDKEDKHKLIHKYKEAMSNKSCRYFDEGRGTCPFGGNCFYKHAYPDGRIEEPQPRQKGGMSSRYRAQRRNRFWEFEEREGGDPFDNDDDEVMTFELGEMLLMLLAAGTDEDLTDSEDEWDLFHEDLDDFYDLDL, from the exons ATGGCGGAGGCAGCGGCGGCGCCTGTAGCTCTCACATCAACCGCGGCAGGAAAGAGCCCGCTGCCCGCTTTCCCCGACAATCCCCCCGTGGGTGGCTGGACCCGGCAAGTTACCTGCAG ATATTTCATGCACGGCGTCTGCAAAGAAGGAAACAACTGTCGTTATTCGCATGATCTGTCCACCAGCCGATCTACCATGATCTGCCGATATTACCAACGCGGGTGCTGTGCTTACGGAGACCATTGCAG ATATGAACACACAAAACCACTAAAGCAAGAAGTAATTGGCGACACCTCTTCTGCAAGGATCTGCCCCCACGGGTCCCACCAGGAAACCAGCAGCAACATTAACA CTCCGTCCGGCCCAGACCCTCACACTCAGGGAACTGAACACCaagaagaggagaaggagcagcCTGCCGACCCAGAGCTGAAGAAGCAGCTCTGCCCGTACGCCGCGGTGGGGGAGTGCCGGTacggagagaactgtgtctaccTTCACGGAGACCCGTGTGACATGTGTGGGCTCCAGGTGTTACATCCTGCGGACACTTCTCAGCGGTCGCAACACATCAAG TCCTGCATCGAGGCTCATGAGAAGGACATGGAACTGTCTTTTGCCATCCAGCGCAGTAAGGACATCGTGTGCGGGATCTGCATGGAAGTGGTGTACGAGAAAACAAACCCCAACGAGAGGCGTTTCGGCATACTGTCCAACTGTAACCACTCCTACTGCTTAAAGTGCATCCGTCGGTGGAGGAGTGCCAAGCAGTTCGAGAGCAAGATCATCAA GTCGTGCCCAGAGTGCCGCATCACATCAAACTTTGTCATTCCGAGTGAATATTGGGTGGAAGACAAGGAGGACAAACACAAGCTGATCCACAAGTACAAAGAAGCCATGAG CAACAAATCTTGCCGATATTTTGATGAAGGGCGTGGCACCTGCCCATTTGGAGGCAACTGTTTTTACAAGCACGCGTACCCCGACGGCCGCATAGAGGAACCACAGCCGCGGCAAAAAGGGGGCATGTCCAGTAGGTACCGG GCCCAACGTAGGAACCGGTTTTGGGAATTCGAGGAGCGTGAGGGTGGAGACCCCTTCGACAATGATGATGACGAAGTGATGACCTTTGAGCTAGGTGAAATGCTTCTAATGCTGTTAGCAGCAGGCACCGACGAAGACCTAACAGACTCAGAGGACGAGTGGGACTTGTTCCACGAGGATCTGGACGATTTTTATGACCTGGACCTATAG
- the RAB19 gene encoding ras-related protein Rab-19, with the protein MSGLPEDDPFDFLFKIILIGDSNVGKTCVVHRFQSGIFSDKHQNTIGVDFTVRSLNIDGKKVKVQVWDTAGQERFRTITQSYYRSAHGAIIAYDITRRHTFDSVPHWIHEVEKYGAANLMLMLIGTKSDLVEKRQILFEEACTLAEKHSLLAVLETSAKESCNIDEVFLLMAKELIARNTLHFHKQGPRNSFVMDSQPIVVAKEPDKNCQCG; encoded by the exons ATGTCCGGATTGCCAGAGGATGACCCTTTTGATTTTCTGTTTAAAATAATTCTGATTGGGGACTCAAATGTAGGGAAGACCTGTGTGGTGCATCGGTTCCAGTCCGGGATCTTCAGTGACAAACATCAGAACACTATCGGGGTGGATTTTACTGTGAGGTCCCTGAATATTGACGGCAAAAAAGTAAAG GTACAAGTTTGGGACACGGCTGGACAGGAGAGGTTTCGCACAATCACACAGAGCTATTACCGCAGCGCACACGGCGCCATCATCGCCTACGACATTACTCGTCGCCATACGTTTGACTCCGTCCCTCACTGGATCCATGAAGTGGAAAAATATGGAGCGGCCAACTTGATGTTGATGCTAATTG GCACCAAGTCCGACCTGGTGGAGAAGCGACAGATCCTGTTTGAAGAGGCCTGCACGTTGGCAGAGAAGCACAGTCTGCTGGCGGTCTTAGAGACCTCGGCAAAAGAGTCTTGCAACATTGATGAAGTTTTCCTCCTGATGGCCAAAGAACTTATTGCACGGAATACCCTCCACTTCCACAAGCAGGGTCCGCGAAACAGCTTTGTCATGGACTCTCAGCCCATCGTGGTGGCGAAGGAGCCGGATAAAAACTGTCAGTGTGGATAG